A genomic region of Denticeps clupeoides chromosome 9, fDenClu1.1, whole genome shotgun sequence contains the following coding sequences:
- the wipf3 gene encoding WAS/WASL-interacting protein family member 3, translated as MPVPPPPPPPPPPSGPPLPPSSSPAQSRSDGGGGGAGAGGRNALLADIQRGAQLKKVTQVNDRSAPLLDNPKRGADAHVGGVGGPGPTGSTEPPTRGPPLGGLFAGGFPVLKPAKLRDAARPVSRSGSSASLKQPLWNVPSSGDGFRGSAPDLSASHRSLERSSSRSSPTTGSLPPPPPPPQTTPSLPKPAFPAPPPPPPPLNKPPPLPTCPPPPPPPPSHTTRPTWLPVHQPSSPSPSSTPDRSMIFYPPPPPPVLFEFQEAPLSPLPPPPPPLLPPTAPKLPANPTLRQSTPTLPPSYPSIAPSRRPPAVPRSAAPGRLAPPPAPPSRSPTTELSSRSLPPPPLATPPTAPASVLRNSHLHSLDDFESKFQFHPMEDLPPPEEFRPFPRVYPSKENRVMMKPPPLRTHQR; from the exons ATGCCTGTTCCAccgccccctcctccaccaccacctccttcaGGTCCCCCACTACCTCCATCTTCATCACCTGCACag AGTCGCTCggatggtggtggaggtggcgctggagctggaggacgcAATGCGCTCCTAGCAGATATCCAGAGAGGAGCCCAACTGAAGAAGGTCACACAGGTCAATGACCGCAGTGCCCCTCTGCTGGACA aTCCGAAGCGTGGTGCCGATGCCCATGTGGGTGGAGTCGGGGGTCCAGGACCCACAGGGTCCACTGAACCTCCAACACGTGGACCACCGCTGGGTGGGCTGTTTGCCGGCGGATTCCCGGTCCTGAAACCTGCCAAACTGCGAGATGCAGCAAGACCAG TGTCTCGGTCGGGTTCCTCCGCCAGCCTGAAGCAGCCACTGTGGAACGTTCCGTCGTCGGGGGACGGGTTCCGAGGCAGTGCTCCGGACCTCTCCGCCTCCCACCGGTCGCTGGAGAGAAGTTCCTCTCGCTCCTCCCCCACGACAGGATCCCTacctccacccccacctccaccccagACCACACCCTCACTACCCAAACCCGCATTCCCAgcccctccacctccacccccacctCTGAACAAACCCCCTCCACTCCCAACCTGTCCacctcctccgcctcctccacccagcCACACCACCAGACCCACCTGGTTACCTGTCCATCAGCCCTCCTCTCCGTCACCCTCCTCCACCCCGGACCGCTCCATGATCTTctaccctcctcctccacctccagtCCTGTTTGAATTTCAGGAGGCCCCACTGTCTCCCCTCCCTCCGCCGCCGCCCCCTCTTCTCCCGCCTACGGCCCCAAAATTACCCGCCAACCCCACCCTCCGACAAAGCACCCCCACCCTGCCCCCTTCCTACCCCTCCATCGCTCCCAGCAGACGCCCTCCTGCCGTCCCGCGCAGCGCAG CTCCTGGGAGGttagccccgccccctgctCCGCCTTCTCGCTCTCCGACCACCGAGCTTTCCAGCCGCTCCCTGCCTCCGCCTCCACTGGCGACGCCCCCTACAGCTCCTGCTTCTGTGCTGAGGAACAGTCACCTCCACAGCCTAG ATGACTTTGAGTCCAAGTTCCAGTTTCACCCCATGGAGGACCTGCCCCCTCCTGAAGAGTTCCGTCCGTTCCCTCGAGTTTATCCCAGCAAGGAGAACCGAG TGATGATGAAGCCGCCTCCTCTCAGGACTCACCAGCGGTGA
- the LOC114796911 gene encoding proline-rich protein 15-like, which yields MAEKNSWWRSFAGKRRSAARALARSSECPPQEPPDTRKVSGPDLLPTAAESKATQQQQQQQQQGHDPRDDPEELEPTFSENTSRRNLRVSRSGRFKEKKRGRVSLPQGYEEGKEAAEGCRSEVTRSGEQR from the coding sequence ATGGCAGAGAAGAACTCGTGGTGGCGGTCGTTCgcggggaagaggaggagcgcCGCCCGGGCGCTCGCTCGATCGTCCGAATGCCCCCCGCAGGAACCGCCAGACACCAGAAAGGTCTCGGGCCCAGACCTCCTCCCGACTGCAGCAGAGTCGAAAGccacgcagcagcagcagcagcagcagcagcagggccatGACCCCAGGGACGACCCCGAGGAGCTGGAACCCACCTTCAGCGAGAACACGAGCCGCAGGAACCTGCGTGTATCTCGCTCAGGCCGCTTcaaggagaagaagaggggcCGCGTGAGTCTGCCGCAGGGCTACGAAGAGGGCAAGGAAGCAGCTGAAGgctgcaggtcagaggtcaccaggTCAGGAGAGCAGCGTTga
- the tril gene encoding TLR4 interactor with leucine rich repeats, with protein sequence MARATLACVFLACVARALAASAACPAGCECARATHVLCANRGLRALPAAAAPAGVRVLGLAGNYIRDVTARGLSRYGDLRKLSLQFNRIRKVHPRAFRRQGALEELYLGHNLLTSLQPGTLHALRRLSVLCADNNRIRSLRPESLGRLGRLVRLRLDGNALRSLPESVFQGLGNLVYLHLESNRLHRVHGAAFSNLTKLRYLNLSSNKLTEIRDLLTFSHLTTLQTLSLSGNQIRHMGPHVFQNQGKLLKLSLSNNKIFQVDRHALVGLVHLRELLMHSNRLRELPADLLRPLQGVEELDFSNNQIRHLPASAFHHLHNLQTLKLNNNRLTSLSAGAFTHNMALHTLELGGNEWSCDCGLQNLQLWMKWAWSRGRLLGAVMQCHDPARLRGQNLHSFNSSRCSGGGEGRAMEEEREGGGTRGETSRPGAELVSLATEATPHLNASTRLETEEHFERLLVGTGQEAEPTALTDACRFNQHFLLNVSVDHVTPAAARVRWNTRPSPAAELGFRVLFDRLGNAERFPRYIYPGGGARTVTLIELRPDSAYMVCVEAVIGGVVCSIASRDHCTGFVTLSEGRGPTVDNLHLVTVVFLGGNVLLLLSIGGAYLARFCRRSLQNRKSRVSHVRRIYSTRRPFPRTAVSMATTSATAEFSGYQSNRSACPMPEQGDLIVFPSDRFLDNSIPVRRDTDMIARFSD encoded by the coding sequence ATGGCGCGCGCGACCCTCGCCTGCGTCTTCCTCGCCTGCGTCGCGCGCGCGCTCGCCGCTTCCGCCGCCTGTCCCGCGGGCTGCGAGTGCGCGCGCGCGACGCACGTGCTGTGCGCCAACCGCGGGCTGCGCGCGCTGCCCGCGGCCGCGGCGCCGGCGGGCGTGCGCGTGCTCGGCCTGGCGGGCAACTACAtccgtgacgtcacggcgcgCGGCCTCTCGCGCTACGGGGACCTGAGGAAGCTCAGCCTGCAGTTCAACCGGATCCGGAAGGTCCACCCGCGCGCCTTCCGGCGGCAGGGGGCGCTGGAGGAGCTGTACCTGGGCCACAACCTGCTCACCTCCCTCCAGCCCGGCACGTTGCACGCCCTCCGCCGGCTCTCCGTCCTCTGCGCCGACAACAACCGCATCCGGAGCCTCCGGCCGGAGAGCCTGGGGCGGCTGGGCCGGCTGGTCCGGCTGCGGCTGGACGGGAACGCGCTGCGGTCCCTGCCCGAGTCTGTGTTTCAGGGCCTGGGGAACCTGGTGTACCTGCACCTCGAGTCGAACCGGCTTCACCGCGTCCACGGCGCCGCTTTCTCCAACCTCACCAAGCTCCGCTACCTCAACCTGTCCAGTAACAAGCTTACCGAGATCCGGGACCTTCTCACCTTCTCCCACCTCACAACCCTCCAGACCTTGTCCCTGTCAGGTAACCAGATTCGTCACATGGGGCCGCACGTCTTCCAGAATCAAGGCAAGTTGCTGAAACTGTCGCTCAGCAACAACAAGATCTTTCAGGTGGACCGCCACGCCCTGGTGGGTCTGGTACACCTGAGGGAGCTGCTGATGCACAGCAACCGACTGCGGGAGCTCCCGGCGGACCTGCTCCGCCCACTGCAGGGCGTCGAGGAGCTGGACTTCAGCAACAACCAGATCAGGCACCTCCCCGCGTCGGCCTTCCACCATCTCCACAACCTGCAGACCCTCAAACTGAACAACAACCGACTCACGAGCCTCTCAGCCGGCGCGTTCACCCACAACATGGCGCTGCACACTCTGGAGCTGGGCGGGAAcgagtggtcatgtgactgcggCTTGCAGAACCTGCAGCTCTGGatgaagtgggcgtggtcccgGGGGAGGCTCCTGGGTGCGGTCATGCAGTGTCACGACCCTGCCCGTCTCCGGGGCCAGAACCTGCACTCCTTCAACAGCTCACGGTGCAGCGGCGGCGGTGAGGGTCGCGCGATGGAGGAGGAGCGCGAGGGAGGAGGGACGAGAGGAGAGACCAGCAGGCCCGGAGCGGAACTGGTATCCCTGGCGACGGAGGCCACACCCCACCTGAACGCATCAACGCGTCTAGAAACAGAAGAGCACTTCGAGAGGCTGCTTGTCGGGACGGGACAGGAGGCGGAGCCTACCGCATTAACAGATGCCTGTCGGTTCAACCAGCACTTTCTGCTGAACGTGAGCGTGGATCACGTGACCCCTGCGGCTGCACGCGTGCGGTGGAACACTCGCCCCTCCCCTGCGGCCGAGCTGGGCTTCCGGGTTCTTTTTGATCGCCTTGGTAATGCAGAACGGTTCCCGCGATACATTTACCCGGGGGGCGGAGCAAGAACTGTGACTTTGATTGAGCTCCGCCCTGATTCTGCCTATATGGTGTGTGTAGAGGCTGTGATTGGTGGGGTGGTATGTTCGATTGCATCACGAGACCACTGCACCGGATTTGTCACTCTGTCCGAGGGGCGGGGCCCCACGGTTGACAATCTCCACCTCGTCACTGTGGTGTTCCTGGGAGGAAATGTCCTACTCCTCCTCTCAATAGGCGGGGCTTACCTGGCTCGCTTCTGCAGGCGGAGCCTACAGAACAGGAAGTCGCGGGTGTCGCACGTGCGTCGCATTTACTCCACCCGAAGACCGTTTCCACGCACTgccgtttccatggcaaccactTCAGCCACTGCAGAGTTCAGTGGTTACCAGAGCAACCGGTCAGCGTGTCCCATGCCTGAGCAGGGCGACCTCATAGTGTTCCCCAGCGACCGTTTCCTCGACAACAGCATCCCTGTCCGCAGAGACACAGACATGATAGCCAGGTTTTCAGACTGA
- the LOC114797058 gene encoding cyclic AMP-dependent transcription factor ATF-7-like isoform X3, translating to MLVDVSDQTPTPTNFLQKCEEVGLFSELQLSPDDQRSDPISDQGNRTVGQGGQMRMRMMPLSPPAPHPNTYQQSCRFQSQENPTFSTIDHHPAPSQMCPAKLGASRRRHTAGSEKDERRQRFLERNRAAASRCRQKRKMWVSSLERKAEELTDNNVHLQNEVTSLSSEVTQLKLILQSHKDCPVTTRLRETRGHLQPQPTYTTSTAASNTHSYTHR from the exons ATGCTGGTTGATGTTTCAGACCAAACACCAACCCCCACAAATTTCCTGCAGAAGTGTGAGGAGGTGGGGCTGTTCAGCGAGCTGCAGCTCAGCCCCGAcgaccag AGGTCAGATCCCATCTCAGATCAGGGCAACCGGACCGTGGGTCAGGGAGGtcagatgaggatgaggatgatgccATTGTCACCTCCTGCGCCACACCCCAACACCTACCAGCAGTCATGCCGCTTCCAATCACAAGAAAACCCAACCTTCAGCACCATCGATCACCACCCAGCACCATCACAG atgtgtccAGCCAAACTGGGTGCTTCCCGGCGTCGGCATACAGCAGGCAGCGAAAAAGATGAACGCAGACAGAGGTTTCTGGAACGGAACCGAGCCGCTGCATCACGCTGCAGACAGAAGAGGAAGATGTGGGTCTCGTCACTGGAGAGGAAAGCCGAAGAACTAACAGACAACAATGTTCACttacag AATGAGGTGACATCACTGAGCTCAGAGGTCACACAGCTAAAGCTGATTCTGCAGAGTCATAAAGACTGTCCTGTAACAACGAGACTCAGGGAGACTCGGg GACATCTCCAGCCACAGCCCACCTACACAACCTCCACTGCAGCCAgcaacacacactcctacacacaccgATGA
- the LOC114797058 gene encoding cyclic AMP-responsive element-binding protein 5-like isoform X2, translating to MSLDDRPYICTAPGCSQCFQTKEHLRIHRHKHEMSLRFPSTRTENTLSDQTPTPTNFLQKCEEVGLFSELQLSPDDQRSDPISDQGNRTVGQGGQMRMRMMPLSPPAPHPNTYQQSCRFQSQENPTFSTIDHHPAPSQMCPAKLGASRRRHTAGSEKDERRQRFLERNRAAASRCRQKRKMWVSSLERKAEELTDNNVHLQNEVTSLSSEVTQLKLILQSHKDCPVTTRLRETRGHLQPQPTYTTSTAASNTHSYTHR from the exons ATGAGTTTAGATGACCGACCCTACATCTGCACTGCACCAGGATGCTCtcag tgtttccagACTAAGGAGCACCTGAGGatccacagacacaaacatgagATGAGCCTGAGGTTCCCTTCAACCAGGACAGAAAACACACTCTctg ACCAAACACCAACCCCCACAAATTTCCTGCAGAAGTGTGAGGAGGTGGGGCTGTTCAGCGAGCTGCAGCTCAGCCCCGAcgaccag AGGTCAGATCCCATCTCAGATCAGGGCAACCGGACCGTGGGTCAGGGAGGtcagatgaggatgaggatgatgccATTGTCACCTCCTGCGCCACACCCCAACACCTACCAGCAGTCATGCCGCTTCCAATCACAAGAAAACCCAACCTTCAGCACCATCGATCACCACCCAGCACCATCACAG atgtgtccAGCCAAACTGGGTGCTTCCCGGCGTCGGCATACAGCAGGCAGCGAAAAAGATGAACGCAGACAGAGGTTTCTGGAACGGAACCGAGCCGCTGCATCACGCTGCAGACAGAAGAGGAAGATGTGGGTCTCGTCACTGGAGAGGAAAGCCGAAGAACTAACAGACAACAATGTTCACttacag AATGAGGTGACATCACTGAGCTCAGAGGTCACACAGCTAAAGCTGATTCTGCAGAGTCATAAAGACTGTCCTGTAACAACGAGACTCAGGGAGACTCGGg GACATCTCCAGCCACAGCCCACCTACACAACCTCCACTGCAGCCAgcaacacacactcctacacacaccgATGA
- the LOC114797058 gene encoding cyclic AMP-responsive element-binding protein 5-like isoform X1: protein MEYRVCVQTHVCVCVCVCVCCEMSLDDRPYICTAPGCSQCFQTKEHLRIHRHKHEMSLRFPSTRTENTLSDQTPTPTNFLQKCEEVGLFSELQLSPDDQRSDPISDQGNRTVGQGGQMRMRMMPLSPPAPHPNTYQQSCRFQSQENPTFSTIDHHPAPSQMCPAKLGASRRRHTAGSEKDERRQRFLERNRAAASRCRQKRKMWVSSLERKAEELTDNNVHLQNEVTSLSSEVTQLKLILQSHKDCPVTTRLRETRGHLQPQPTYTTSTAASNTHSYTHR, encoded by the exons ATGGAATACAGAG TGTGTGTCCAgacgcacgtgtgtgtgtgtgtgtgtgtgtgtgtgtgctgcgaGATGAGTTTAGATGACCGACCCTACATCTGCACTGCACCAGGATGCTCtcag tgtttccagACTAAGGAGCACCTGAGGatccacagacacaaacatgagATGAGCCTGAGGTTCCCTTCAACCAGGACAGAAAACACACTCTctg ACCAAACACCAACCCCCACAAATTTCCTGCAGAAGTGTGAGGAGGTGGGGCTGTTCAGCGAGCTGCAGCTCAGCCCCGAcgaccag AGGTCAGATCCCATCTCAGATCAGGGCAACCGGACCGTGGGTCAGGGAGGtcagatgaggatgaggatgatgccATTGTCACCTCCTGCGCCACACCCCAACACCTACCAGCAGTCATGCCGCTTCCAATCACAAGAAAACCCAACCTTCAGCACCATCGATCACCACCCAGCACCATCACAG atgtgtccAGCCAAACTGGGTGCTTCCCGGCGTCGGCATACAGCAGGCAGCGAAAAAGATGAACGCAGACAGAGGTTTCTGGAACGGAACCGAGCCGCTGCATCACGCTGCAGACAGAAGAGGAAGATGTGGGTCTCGTCACTGGAGAGGAAAGCCGAAGAACTAACAGACAACAATGTTCACttacag AATGAGGTGACATCACTGAGCTCAGAGGTCACACAGCTAAAGCTGATTCTGCAGAGTCATAAAGACTGTCCTGTAACAACGAGACTCAGGGAGACTCGGg GACATCTCCAGCCACAGCCCACCTACACAACCTCCACTGCAGCCAgcaacacacactcctacacacaccgATGA
- the tax1bp1a gene encoding tax1-binding protein 1 homolog A isoform X2 codes for MMASSFPASGTMETSSFAHVIFQNVGKSFLPQAPLECHYTLTPAITPHPKDWVGIFKVGWSTARDYYTFLWSPMPENYVEGSAVDRVVIFQGYYVPRSDGEFYQFCYVTHSGEIRGASTPFQFCQATPTGEELLTVEDEANSDILVVTTKTGLLEQRVCVVQQECMELQRQVCVLQREREELQQKYIRLQREREEEREKHTHSQELLRLCQVEKEEAGQRLQEAQERRRVVEEELERLRDRLKKVTLEKESLEAQLKVDRDERELHKAHMRSAELENTKLTAELQMLKAVELNREVTIAQYQEELQRLCPTDMAEANHLKEQLRQAEEQLQSSRQQAAMLGAELRDVSSGRDHTVAELYRVRLEADALRSSLSEAQAESQLAQSQLEQIRQSTNQQQGVASATAEGLDCDMEAELHKEVDDLKLRLQMAAEHYKEKYRECQRLRKQVTRLSLQQQETNGAPPGATPPDRQSEESVANDDATETTDETKTQGGLLGAAGETQDGEKTDDESGGEKDEEEEEEEEEEEEDPALMEERWRNQLQTRLEEKNQEVAALRESLVDVTKEKERLEAELRQCGVHVDGCGGPVVLLYPLPYEQVPAPPPLISQRPPDLQYGNPYARDGADGALSPDQATRPPPVAPTWGGGVVCNQPSRSLSPPDGLETPPLEKSHAVDGEAPAPCDHQSPTSNESQSSFCFDTSVGVQRRCPLCEVIFPPQFEQRSFEQHVESHWRVCPVCQEQFPLQCQQQLYEKHVLTHFDNDVLNFHNFH; via the exons ATGATGGCGTCATCGTTCCCGGCCTCTGGCACCATGGAGACCTCCAGCTTTGCCCACGTGATCTTCCAGAACGTCGGGAAGAGCTTCCTGCCGCAGGCGCCGCTGGAATGTCACTACACCCTGACCCCCGCCATCACGCCACACCCCAAAGACTGGGTCGGCATCTtcaag gttggtTGGAGCACGGCGAGGGATTATTACACCTTCCTGTGGTCTCCCATGCCTGAGAATTATGTTGAGGGATCAGCGGTGGACAGAGTTGTCATTTTCCAGg GTTACTATGTTCCTCGTAGCGATGGTGAGTTCTACCAGTTCTGTTATGTGACGCACAGTGGGGAGATCCGTGGAGCCAGCACGCCATTCCAGTTTTGCCAGGCCACACCTACAGGGGAGGAGCTCCTGACCGTGGAGGATGAGGCAAACTCGGACATATTGGTTGTTACGACCAAAACTGGACTGTTGGAG cagcgagtgtgtgtggtgcagcAGGAGTGTATGGAGCTGCAGAGGCAGGTGTGTGTCttgcagagagagagggaggagctgcagcagaAATACATTCGCCTCcagcgggagagagaggaggagagagagaaacacacacacagccag GAGCTGCTACGTTTGTGTcaggtggagaaggaggaggctGGGCAAAGGCTGCAGGAGgcgcaggagaggaggagagtggtgGAAGAGGAGTTGGAgcg tctgaGGGATCGGCTGAAAAAAGTGACTCTGGAGAAGGAGAGTCTGGAGGCACAATTGAAGGTAGATCGAGATGAGAGAGAACTCCACAAA gctcACATGCGCAGTGCAGAGCTGGAGAACACCAAGTTGACGGCAGAGCTGCAGATGTTGAAGGCGGTGGAGTTGAACAGGGAAGTGACCATCGCCCAGTACCAGGAGGAGCTGCAGAGACTCTGCCCCACCGACATG GCCGAAGCCAATCATTTGAAGGAGCAACTGCGTCAAGCTGAGGAACAGCTTCAGTCGTCAAGGCAGCAAGCAGCCATGCTGGGGGCGGAGTTACGTGATGTGTCCAGTGGGCGTGACCACACTGTAGCAGAACTCTACAGGGTACGCCTGGAGGCAGACGCCCTCAGATCCAGCCTATCAGAAGCACAGGCGGAGAGCCAGCTCGCCCAATCACAGCTGGAGCAGATCAGGCAGTCAACCAATCAGCAGCAA GGTGTGGCCTCAGCAACAGCAGAGGGTTTGGACTGTGACATGGAGGCAGAGCTTCACAAGGAGGTGGATGACCTGAAGCTTCGTCTGCAGATGGCAGCTGAgcactacaaggagaaataccGCGAGTGTCAGCGACTCCGCAAGCAGGTCACCAGGCTCAGCCTTCAGCAGCAGGAGACTAACGGAGCGCCCCCTGGTGCCACGCCACCAGACCGGCAATCAGAG GAGTCGGTGGCAAATGATGATGCGACCGAAACCACAGACGAGACCAAAACGCAGG gtggtCTACTTGGGGCTGCAGGAGAGACGCAGGACGGAGAGAAAACGGACGATGAGAGCGGCGGCgagaaggatgaggaggaggaggaggaggaggaggaggaggaggaagatcctgctctgatggaggagaggtGGAGAAATCAGCTGCAG ACCCGGTTGGAGGAGAAGAATCAGGAGGTTGCAGCACTCAGAGAAAGCCTGGTTGACGTCACTAAGGAGAAGGAGCGTCTGGAGGCG GAGCTGCGTCAGTGTGGGGTCCATGTGGACGGGTGTGGGGGTCCCGTGGTCCTGCTGTACCCCCTGCCCTATGAACAGgtccccgccccgccccccctcATCTCCCAACGACCTCCAGACCTGCAGTACGGCAACCCCTATGCCAGAG ATGGTGCTGATGGTGCTTTGTCTCCTGACCAGGCCACACGCCCCCCACCTGTAGCCCCAACCTGGGGGGGCGGAGTTGTGTGCAATCAGCCTTCGCGCAGCTTGAGTCCACCTGacggcctggagactccgcctCTGGAGAAGAGCCAT gctGTGGATGGTGAGGCTCCAGCACCATGTGACCATCAGAGTCCCACAAGCAATGAAAGCCAATCCAGCTTCTGCTTTGACACCag TGTTGGCGTCCAGAGGCGCTGCCCGTTGTGTGAGGTCATCTTCCCGCCGCAGTTCGAGCAACGCAGCTTCGAGCAGCATGTGGAGTCGCACTGGCGCGTGTGTCCCGTGTGTCAGGAGCAATTCCCACTGCAGTGTCAGCAGCAGCTGTACGAGAAGCACGTCCTCACACACTTCGACAACGACGTGCTGAACTTCCACAACTTTCACTAG
- the tax1bp1a gene encoding tax1-binding protein 1 homolog A isoform X1: MMASSFPASGTMETSSFAHVIFQNVGKSFLPQAPLECHYTLTPAITPHPKDWVGIFKVGWSTARDYYTFLWSPMPENYVEGSAVDRVVIFQGYYVPRSDGEFYQFCYVTHSGEIRGASTPFQFCQATPTGEELLTVEDEANSDILVVTTKTGLLEQRVCVVQQECMELQRQVCVLQREREELQQKYIRLQREREEEREKHTHSQELLRLCQVEKEEAGQRLQEAQERRRVVEEELERLRDRLKKVTLEKESLEAQLKVDRDERELHKAHMRSAELENTKLTAELQMLKAVELNREVTIAQYQEELQRLCPTDMAEANHLKEQLRQAEEQLQSSRQQAAMLGAELRDVSSGRDHTVAELYRVRLEADALRSSLSEAQAESQLAQSQLEQIRQSTNQQQGVASATAEGLDCDMEAELHKEVDDLKLRLQMAAEHYKEKYRECQRLRKQVTRLSLQQQETNGAPPGATPPDRQSEESVANDDATETTDETKTQGTDSGGLLGAAGETQDGEKTDDESGGEKDEEEEEEEEEEEEDPALMEERWRNQLQTRLEEKNQEVAALRESLVDVTKEKERLEAELRQCGVHVDGCGGPVVLLYPLPYEQVPAPPPLISQRPPDLQYGNPYARDGADGALSPDQATRPPPVAPTWGGGVVCNQPSRSLSPPDGLETPPLEKSHAVDGEAPAPCDHQSPTSNESQSSFCFDTSVGVQRRCPLCEVIFPPQFEQRSFEQHVESHWRVCPVCQEQFPLQCQQQLYEKHVLTHFDNDVLNFHNFH, translated from the exons ATGATGGCGTCATCGTTCCCGGCCTCTGGCACCATGGAGACCTCCAGCTTTGCCCACGTGATCTTCCAGAACGTCGGGAAGAGCTTCCTGCCGCAGGCGCCGCTGGAATGTCACTACACCCTGACCCCCGCCATCACGCCACACCCCAAAGACTGGGTCGGCATCTtcaag gttggtTGGAGCACGGCGAGGGATTATTACACCTTCCTGTGGTCTCCCATGCCTGAGAATTATGTTGAGGGATCAGCGGTGGACAGAGTTGTCATTTTCCAGg GTTACTATGTTCCTCGTAGCGATGGTGAGTTCTACCAGTTCTGTTATGTGACGCACAGTGGGGAGATCCGTGGAGCCAGCACGCCATTCCAGTTTTGCCAGGCCACACCTACAGGGGAGGAGCTCCTGACCGTGGAGGATGAGGCAAACTCGGACATATTGGTTGTTACGACCAAAACTGGACTGTTGGAG cagcgagtgtgtgtggtgcagcAGGAGTGTATGGAGCTGCAGAGGCAGGTGTGTGTCttgcagagagagagggaggagctgcagcagaAATACATTCGCCTCcagcgggagagagaggaggagagagagaaacacacacacagccag GAGCTGCTACGTTTGTGTcaggtggagaaggaggaggctGGGCAAAGGCTGCAGGAGgcgcaggagaggaggagagtggtgGAAGAGGAGTTGGAgcg tctgaGGGATCGGCTGAAAAAAGTGACTCTGGAGAAGGAGAGTCTGGAGGCACAATTGAAGGTAGATCGAGATGAGAGAGAACTCCACAAA gctcACATGCGCAGTGCAGAGCTGGAGAACACCAAGTTGACGGCAGAGCTGCAGATGTTGAAGGCGGTGGAGTTGAACAGGGAAGTGACCATCGCCCAGTACCAGGAGGAGCTGCAGAGACTCTGCCCCACCGACATG GCCGAAGCCAATCATTTGAAGGAGCAACTGCGTCAAGCTGAGGAACAGCTTCAGTCGTCAAGGCAGCAAGCAGCCATGCTGGGGGCGGAGTTACGTGATGTGTCCAGTGGGCGTGACCACACTGTAGCAGAACTCTACAGGGTACGCCTGGAGGCAGACGCCCTCAGATCCAGCCTATCAGAAGCACAGGCGGAGAGCCAGCTCGCCCAATCACAGCTGGAGCAGATCAGGCAGTCAACCAATCAGCAGCAA GGTGTGGCCTCAGCAACAGCAGAGGGTTTGGACTGTGACATGGAGGCAGAGCTTCACAAGGAGGTGGATGACCTGAAGCTTCGTCTGCAGATGGCAGCTGAgcactacaaggagaaataccGCGAGTGTCAGCGACTCCGCAAGCAGGTCACCAGGCTCAGCCTTCAGCAGCAGGAGACTAACGGAGCGCCCCCTGGTGCCACGCCACCAGACCGGCAATCAGAG GAGTCGGTGGCAAATGATGATGCGACCGAAACCACAGACGAGACCAAAACGCAGGGTACTGACTCgg gtggtCTACTTGGGGCTGCAGGAGAGACGCAGGACGGAGAGAAAACGGACGATGAGAGCGGCGGCgagaaggatgaggaggaggaggaggaggaggaggaggaggaggaagatcctgctctgatggaggagaggtGGAGAAATCAGCTGCAG ACCCGGTTGGAGGAGAAGAATCAGGAGGTTGCAGCACTCAGAGAAAGCCTGGTTGACGTCACTAAGGAGAAGGAGCGTCTGGAGGCG GAGCTGCGTCAGTGTGGGGTCCATGTGGACGGGTGTGGGGGTCCCGTGGTCCTGCTGTACCCCCTGCCCTATGAACAGgtccccgccccgccccccctcATCTCCCAACGACCTCCAGACCTGCAGTACGGCAACCCCTATGCCAGAG ATGGTGCTGATGGTGCTTTGTCTCCTGACCAGGCCACACGCCCCCCACCTGTAGCCCCAACCTGGGGGGGCGGAGTTGTGTGCAATCAGCCTTCGCGCAGCTTGAGTCCACCTGacggcctggagactccgcctCTGGAGAAGAGCCAT gctGTGGATGGTGAGGCTCCAGCACCATGTGACCATCAGAGTCCCACAAGCAATGAAAGCCAATCCAGCTTCTGCTTTGACACCag TGTTGGCGTCCAGAGGCGCTGCCCGTTGTGTGAGGTCATCTTCCCGCCGCAGTTCGAGCAACGCAGCTTCGAGCAGCATGTGGAGTCGCACTGGCGCGTGTGTCCCGTGTGTCAGGAGCAATTCCCACTGCAGTGTCAGCAGCAGCTGTACGAGAAGCACGTCCTCACACACTTCGACAACGACGTGCTGAACTTCCACAACTTTCACTAG